A region of Bacillus cabrialesii DNA encodes the following proteins:
- the queA gene encoding tRNA preQ1(34) S-adenosylmethionine ribosyltransferase-isomerase QueA encodes MKVDLFDFELPERLIAQVPLEQRDASRLMVLDKHTGELTDSSFKHIISFFNEGDCLVLNNTRVLPARLFGTKEDTGAKVELLLLKQETGDKWETLAKPAKRVKKGTVVTFGDGRLKAVCTEELEHGGRKMEFQYDGIFYEVLESLGEMPLPPYIKEQLDDKERYQTVYSKEIGSAAAPTAGLHFTEEILQQLKDKGVQIEFITLHVGLGTFRPVSADEVEEHNMHAEFYQMSEETAVALNKVRENGGRIISVGTTSTRTLETIAGEHDGQFKASSGWTSIFIYPGYEFKAIDGMITNFHLPKSSLIMLVSALAGRENILRAYNHAVEEEYRFFSFGDAMLII; translated from the coding sequence ATGAAAGTCGATTTATTTGATTTTGAACTACCGGAACGTTTAATTGCACAAGTACCGTTGGAGCAGCGAGATGCTTCAAGACTGATGGTGCTTGATAAACATACAGGAGAGCTGACTGACAGCTCGTTTAAACACATTATCAGCTTTTTTAACGAAGGAGATTGTCTTGTGCTGAACAATACCCGTGTGCTGCCTGCACGGTTATTCGGGACAAAAGAGGATACCGGTGCGAAAGTGGAGCTTCTTTTGCTGAAACAAGAAACCGGCGATAAATGGGAAACGCTTGCCAAACCGGCGAAACGGGTAAAAAAAGGAACCGTTGTCACATTTGGAGACGGAAGATTGAAGGCAGTTTGCACGGAAGAGCTTGAGCACGGCGGCAGAAAAATGGAATTTCAATATGACGGTATTTTCTACGAGGTGCTGGAATCCCTTGGAGAGATGCCGCTTCCGCCATATATCAAAGAACAGCTTGATGACAAAGAGCGCTACCAGACCGTGTATTCAAAAGAAATCGGCTCTGCCGCTGCGCCTACAGCAGGCCTTCACTTCACGGAAGAAATCTTACAGCAGCTGAAAGATAAAGGCGTGCAAATTGAGTTCATCACACTGCATGTGGGCCTTGGAACATTTCGCCCTGTGAGTGCCGATGAAGTGGAAGAGCATAATATGCATGCAGAGTTTTATCAAATGTCGGAAGAAACAGCCGTGGCTTTAAACAAAGTTAGAGAAAATGGCGGCAGGATCATTTCTGTCGGCACGACCTCGACACGCACGCTTGAAACGATTGCCGGGGAACATGACGGGCAATTTAAAGCATCAAGCGGCTGGACATCTATTTTTATTTATCCGGGCTATGAATTTAAAGCCATTGACGGAATGATTACAAACTTCCATTTGCCGAAATCGTCATTGATTATGCTGGTCAGCGCGCTTGCTGGAAGAGAAAACATTCTGCGTGCCTATAATCATGCGGTGGAAGAGGAGTACCGTTTCTTCAGCTTCGGAGACGCGATGCTGATTATCTAA
- the comN gene encoding post-transcriptional regulator ComN, translating into MEKHPADLYKDHVRPFLYSKLEEFKILGYDDVELESLWSYLTDKKWKKKTELHIYEMTSDILSVKIGEFMNYATVESFKTSNWLGSEEGQEALEELLR; encoded by the coding sequence GTGGAGAAGCATCCCGCGGATCTATATAAAGACCACGTCAGGCCGTTTCTTTACAGCAAACTGGAAGAGTTTAAGATTCTCGGGTATGATGATGTTGAACTCGAAAGTTTGTGGTCATACTTAACAGATAAGAAGTGGAAAAAGAAAACGGAACTGCACATTTATGAAATGACAAGCGATATTTTATCAGTGAAAATTGGCGAATTTATGAACTATGCAACCGTTGAGTCATTCAAAACGTCTAATTGGCTGGGCAGTGAAGAAGGACAGGAAGCATTGGAAGAACTGCTGAGATAG
- the spoVB gene encoding stage V sporulation protein B, with protein MAKQTFLKGTLILIAAGMVTRMLGFVNRVVIARFIGEEGVGLYMMAAPTFFLATTLTQFGLPVAISKLVAEASARGDHQKTKNILVMSLTITGVLSLIFTPLFLFFAPVMAETMLTDKRTLYPLLAITPVVPIIAISSVLRGYFQGKQNMNPLAVSQVLEQVIRISLVAVCTTIFLPYGIEYAAAGAMLSSVAGELASLLYLFICFKYKKTIKIRKHFFQSIKNGKQTFTQLMSVSLPTTGSRFIGNLSWFFEPIVVAQSLAIAGVATVAATKQYGELTGFAMTLLTLPSFITYSLSTALVPAISEGMEQKKLQVVEYRLEQAMRLCLLSGGISVVILFVFADELMRVMYGSSGAAVFIKVMAPFFLLYYFQGPLQAVLQALNLAGAAMMNSLIGALVKTGLIFVLATRPSLGIMGAALAIVTGMVLVTLLHAATVSKVLPISIKIKEYALSFAVIVISGFISSAIKQYVSFGSSEAVNVAGWIAMSAFIYIILLLVFRLIKKDELRRIPIIGRLIVR; from the coding sequence ATGGCGAAACAGACGTTTTTAAAGGGCACTCTTATCCTTATCGCAGCAGGAATGGTTACTAGAATGCTCGGGTTTGTCAACCGGGTGGTTATCGCCCGGTTTATCGGTGAAGAAGGAGTCGGGCTTTACATGATGGCGGCACCCACCTTCTTCTTGGCCACTACATTAACTCAATTCGGTCTGCCGGTCGCGATCAGTAAGCTTGTGGCTGAAGCCAGCGCGCGCGGAGATCATCAAAAAACGAAAAATATTTTAGTTATGTCTCTGACCATCACTGGAGTGCTCAGCCTGATCTTTACTCCGCTGTTTCTGTTTTTCGCCCCGGTTATGGCTGAAACAATGCTGACAGATAAAAGAACCTTGTATCCGCTCCTGGCCATTACGCCGGTTGTGCCGATTATCGCCATATCGAGTGTGCTGAGGGGATATTTTCAAGGAAAACAGAATATGAACCCGCTTGCTGTGTCTCAAGTACTTGAACAGGTGATCCGCATTTCACTCGTCGCTGTCTGTACAACGATTTTTCTCCCTTACGGAATTGAATATGCCGCAGCAGGTGCAATGCTATCCTCAGTCGCAGGGGAACTGGCATCACTTCTTTATTTATTCATCTGCTTTAAATACAAAAAGACAATTAAGATCAGAAAGCATTTTTTCCAGTCCATTAAAAACGGAAAACAAACCTTTACCCAATTAATGAGCGTGTCCCTTCCAACAACCGGAAGCCGCTTTATCGGCAACCTCTCTTGGTTTTTCGAGCCGATTGTCGTCGCCCAAAGCCTTGCCATCGCAGGTGTGGCGACAGTTGCCGCAACAAAGCAATATGGGGAGCTGACCGGGTTTGCCATGACCCTGCTGACTCTGCCCAGCTTTATTACATATTCTTTGTCTACCGCGCTAGTTCCTGCGATCAGTGAAGGAATGGAGCAGAAAAAACTGCAGGTGGTGGAATACCGTTTGGAACAGGCTATGCGTCTTTGCCTGCTCAGCGGAGGCATCTCAGTTGTCATATTATTTGTATTTGCCGATGAGCTGATGAGAGTGATGTACGGTTCCTCAGGCGCAGCTGTATTTATAAAAGTGATGGCCCCGTTTTTTCTGCTTTATTATTTCCAAGGCCCTCTTCAAGCTGTGCTGCAGGCGCTTAATTTAGCAGGAGCGGCGATGATGAACAGCTTAATCGGAGCGCTTGTCAAAACAGGCCTTATTTTCGTCCTTGCCACTAGGCCGTCTCTCGGCATTATGGGCGCGGCATTAGCCATTGTGACAGGCATGGTGCTCGTGACGCTTTTGCACGCGGCAACTGTAAGCAAGGTGCTGCCGATCAGCATCAAAATCAAGGAGTACGCACTCAGTTTCGCTGTTATTGTGATTTCTGGATTCATCAGTTCCGCCATCAAACAATATGTAAGCTTTGGATCGTCCGAGGCTGTGAATGTCGCCGGATGGATTGCGATGAGTGCTTTCATCTATATCATTCTCCTGCTCGTTTTCCGTTTAATTAAAAAAGATGAGCTTCGGCGCATTCCTATTATCGGACGTCTGATCGTTCGATAA
- the ruvB gene encoding Holliday junction branch migration DNA helicase RuvB: MDERLVSSEADNHESVIEQSLRPQNLAQYIGQHKVKENLRVFIDAAKMRQETLDHVLLYGPPGLGKTTLASIVANEMGVELRTTSGPAIERPGDLAAILTALEPGDVLFIDEIHRLHRSIEEVLYPAMEDFCLDIVIGKGPSARSVRLDLPPFTLVGATTRVGLLTAPLRDRFGVMSRLEYYTQEELADIVTRTADVFEVEIDEPSALEIARRSRGTPRVANRLLRRVRDFAQVLGDSRITEEISQDALERLQVDRLGLDHIDHKLLMGMIEKFNGGPVGLDTISATIGEEPHTIEDVYEPYLLQIGFIQRTPRGRIVTPAVYHHFQMEAPRYD, encoded by the coding sequence ATGGATGAACGGCTCGTCTCTAGTGAAGCAGACAACCATGAATCAGTGATAGAGCAAAGCCTGAGGCCGCAAAATCTTGCGCAGTATATCGGGCAGCATAAGGTGAAAGAAAATTTGCGCGTGTTTATAGATGCGGCAAAAATGAGACAGGAGACGCTGGATCATGTTCTTCTGTACGGGCCACCCGGACTCGGGAAAACGACCCTTGCTTCCATCGTTGCCAATGAAATGGGAGTGGAATTGCGGACGACATCAGGGCCTGCGATTGAAAGGCCTGGTGATTTGGCTGCTATATTAACGGCGCTTGAACCGGGAGATGTATTATTTATTGATGAAATACATAGGCTGCACAGATCGATTGAAGAGGTGCTTTATCCTGCGATGGAAGACTTTTGCCTGGATATTGTGATCGGCAAAGGCCCTTCTGCCCGTTCAGTGCGGCTTGACCTGCCGCCGTTTACGCTGGTGGGAGCTACGACGAGGGTAGGGCTATTGACGGCTCCTTTAAGAGACAGATTCGGCGTCATGTCTCGCCTTGAGTACTATACGCAAGAAGAACTGGCGGATATTGTCACTAGAACAGCTGATGTATTCGAGGTTGAGATTGATGAGCCGTCTGCTCTCGAAATCGCGAGGAGATCGAGAGGGACGCCTCGCGTAGCGAACCGCCTGCTGAGAAGGGTTCGTGATTTCGCCCAGGTGCTGGGTGACAGCCGGATTACGGAAGAGATTTCTCAGGACGCGCTGGAGCGGCTTCAGGTTGACCGTCTCGGTTTAGATCATATTGATCACAAGCTGTTGATGGGCATGATCGAAAAATTTAACGGCGGCCCGGTTGGTCTTGATACCATTTCTGCCACGATCGGCGAAGAACCGCATACGATTGAAGACGTGTACGAACCCTATCTTTTGCAAATCGGATTTATCCAAAGAACGCCGCGGGGAAGGATTGTGACACCGGCCGTTTATCATCATTTCCAAATGGAGGCTCCCCGATATGACTGA
- a CDS encoding DUF2905 domain-containing protein — translation MTEFPKIIMILGAVLLIIGAVLHFVGKLPGDIFVKKGNVTFFFPVVTCIIISVVLSILLNLFGRMK, via the coding sequence ATGACTGAATTCCCTAAGATCATTATGATTCTTGGTGCTGTTTTGCTTATCATCGGAGCAGTTTTGCATTTTGTCGGCAAGCTGCCGGGAGATATTTTTGTGAAAAAAGGAAATGTCACGTTTTTTTTCCCGGTTGTCACTTGTATTATCATAAGTGTGGTATTATCAATTTTGCTTAATCTTTTCGGCAGAATGAAATAA
- the ruvA gene encoding Holliday junction branch migration protein RuvA — translation MIEFVKGTIDYVSPQYIVIENGGIGYQIFTPNPFIYKERSQETIFTYHHIREDAFSLYGFSTREEKALFTKLLNVTGIGPKGALAILGSGDPGAVIQAIENEDEAFLVKFPGVGKKTARQIILDLKGKLADVVPEMIENLFNHEERLEKQTAETALEEALEALRVLGYAEKEIKKVLPHLKEEIGLTTDQYVKKALQKLLK, via the coding sequence GTGATCGAATTTGTTAAAGGGACGATTGATTATGTATCTCCCCAATATATTGTGATAGAGAACGGCGGCATCGGCTATCAGATTTTCACGCCGAATCCGTTTATATATAAGGAGAGAAGCCAAGAAACGATTTTTACGTACCATCATATCAGAGAGGATGCTTTTTCGCTCTACGGTTTTTCAACAAGAGAGGAGAAGGCGCTCTTTACAAAGCTGTTAAACGTGACCGGAATCGGTCCAAAAGGCGCACTCGCCATTTTGGGCTCAGGGGATCCGGGAGCGGTTATCCAAGCGATTGAAAATGAGGATGAAGCCTTTTTGGTCAAGTTTCCTGGTGTAGGAAAGAAAACCGCTCGCCAGATTATTCTTGATCTAAAAGGAAAGCTTGCTGATGTTGTGCCTGAAATGATTGAAAATCTGTTTAATCATGAAGAAAGGCTTGAAAAGCAAACAGCGGAAACGGCACTCGAAGAAGCGCTTGAGGCCCTCAGGGTTCTCGGATACGCTGAAAAAGAAATCAAAAAGGTGCTTCCTCACTTAAAAGAAGAAATTGGGCTGACAACAGACCAGTATGTGAAAAAAGCATTACAAAAACTATTGAAGTAA
- a CDS encoding LapA family protein, which yields MNKQWTIIFALIFTLIVAIFAVINVRSVEVDYLFGRSEWPLILVILGSVLMGALIVFSVGIFQVMKLKREIKALRKENKTAIHKQEDTQLADLNDTQDASARLEKKD from the coding sequence ATGAATAAACAATGGACCATTATTTTCGCACTTATTTTTACCTTAATTGTCGCTATTTTTGCAGTCATTAATGTAAGATCGGTAGAAGTTGATTACCTGTTTGGCAGATCGGAATGGCCGCTCATTCTTGTCATTTTAGGCTCAGTTTTAATGGGAGCGCTGATAGTGTTTTCAGTTGGGATTTTTCAGGTGATGAAATTAAAGCGGGAAATAAAAGCCCTGCGGAAAGAAAACAAAACTGCAATACATAAACAAGAAGATACTCAGCTTGCTGATTTGAACGACACACAGGATGCATCAGCCAGACTTGAGAAAAAAGACTAG
- the tgt gene encoding tRNA guanosine(34) transglycosylase Tgt: MAEQPIRYEFIKECKQTGARLGKVHTPHGSFETPVFMPVGTLATVKTMAPEELKAMDAGIILSNTYHLWLRPGHDIVKEAGGLHKFMNWDRAILTDSGGFQVFSLSKFRNIEEEGVHFRNHLNGDKLFLSPEKAMEIQNALGSDIMMAFDECPPYPAEYDYMKRSVERTSRWAERCLNAHSRQDEQGLFGIVQGGEYEDLRTQSAKDLISLDFPGYAIGGLSVGEPKDVMNRVLEFTTPLLPKDKPRYLMGVGSPDALIDGAIRGVDMFDCVLPTRIARNGTVFTAEGRLNMKNAKFERDFRPIDEECDCYTCKNYTRAYIRHLIRCNETFGLRLTTYHNLHFLLHLMEQVRQAIREDRLGDFREEFFERYGYNKPNAKSF, from the coding sequence GTGGCTGAACAACCAATACGCTATGAATTTATAAAAGAATGCAAACAAACAGGAGCGCGGCTGGGCAAAGTGCATACGCCTCACGGCTCCTTTGAAACGCCGGTTTTTATGCCGGTCGGCACACTGGCGACAGTCAAAACAATGGCGCCTGAAGAGCTGAAAGCAATGGATGCTGGCATCATTTTAAGCAATACCTATCATCTATGGCTGCGTCCGGGTCACGATATTGTCAAAGAAGCGGGCGGGCTTCATAAGTTTATGAACTGGGACCGCGCAATTTTAACAGATTCAGGCGGTTTTCAGGTCTTTTCTTTAAGCAAGTTTCGTAATATAGAGGAAGAGGGTGTCCATTTCCGCAATCACCTAAATGGAGACAAGCTCTTTTTATCGCCGGAAAAAGCGATGGAGATCCAAAACGCACTCGGCTCTGATATTATGATGGCGTTTGACGAATGCCCGCCGTATCCGGCAGAGTACGATTACATGAAGCGGTCAGTTGAACGGACAAGCCGCTGGGCGGAACGCTGCCTGAATGCCCACAGCCGCCAGGATGAGCAAGGGCTGTTTGGCATTGTGCAAGGCGGAGAATATGAAGATTTGCGCACGCAAAGCGCGAAGGACTTGATTTCCCTTGATTTTCCGGGATATGCTATAGGCGGATTATCTGTCGGTGAACCGAAGGATGTCATGAACCGTGTGCTAGAGTTTACAACACCGCTTTTGCCGAAGGATAAACCAAGATATCTGATGGGAGTCGGTTCTCCGGACGCGCTGATCGACGGAGCGATCCGCGGGGTCGACATGTTTGACTGTGTGCTGCCTACCCGGATTGCGAGAAACGGCACAGTGTTTACTGCTGAAGGCCGTCTCAATATGAAAAATGCGAAATTCGAAAGAGATTTCCGTCCGATTGATGAAGAGTGTGATTGCTATACATGCAAAAACTACACCCGCGCGTATATCAGACACTTGATCCGCTGCAATGAAACATTTGGCCTTCGATTAACAACTTACCATAACCTTCATTTTCTGTTACACTTAATGGAGCAGGTAAGACAGGCTATTCGCGAGGATCGTCTGGGTGATTTCAGAGAAGAGTTCTTTGAGCGTTACGGCTACAACAAGCCAAATGCGAAAAGCTTCTAA
- the secDF gene encoding protein translocase subunit SecDF, translating to MKKGRLIAFFLFVLLIGTGLGYFTKPAANNITLGLDLQGGFEVLYDVQPVKKGDKITKDVLVSTVEALNRRANVLGVSEPNIQIEGNNRIRVQLAGVKNQNRAREILATEAQLSFRDTNDKELLNGSDLVENGAKQTYDAKTNEPIVSIKLKDADKFGEVTKKVMKMAPNNQLVIWLDYEKGDSFKKEVQKEHPKYVSAPNVSQELNTKDVTIEGQFTVQKAKDLASILNAGALPVKLTEKYSTSVGAQFGQQALHDTVFAGIVGIAIIFLFMLFYYRLPGFIAVITLSVYIYITLQVFDWMNAVLTLPGIAALILGVGMAVDANIITYERIKEELKLGKSVRSAFRSGNRRSFATIFDANITTIIAAVVLFIFGTSSVKGFATMLILSILTSFITAVFLSRFLLALLVESRWLDRKKGWFGVNKKHIMNIQDTDENTEPHTPFQKWDFTSKRKYFFIFSSAVTIAGIIILLVFKLNLGIDFASGARIEVQSDHKLTTEQVEKDFQSLGMDPDTVVLSGEKSNAGVARFVGVPDKDTIAKVKTYFKDKYGTEPNVSTVSPTVGKELARNALYAVAIASIGIIIYVSIRFEYKMAIAAIASLLYDAFFIITFFSITRLEVDVTFIAAVLTIIGYSINDTIVTFDRVREHMKKRKPKTFADLNHIVNLSLQQTFTRSINTVLTVVIVVVTLLIFGASSITNFSIALLVGLLTGVYSSLYIAAQIWLAWKGKELKKDSVQ from the coding sequence ATGAAAAAAGGACGCTTGATTGCGTTTTTCCTTTTCGTATTATTGATCGGCACGGGCTTGGGCTACTTTACGAAGCCTGCCGCGAACAATATTACGTTAGGATTGGATTTGCAAGGCGGATTTGAGGTGCTGTATGATGTACAGCCCGTAAAAAAAGGTGACAAAATCACAAAAGACGTTCTGGTCAGCACAGTAGAGGCACTGAACCGACGGGCCAATGTCCTCGGTGTCAGCGAACCGAATATCCAAATTGAAGGAAATAACCGGATTCGCGTTCAGCTCGCTGGGGTGAAAAACCAAAACAGAGCGCGTGAAATCTTGGCGACTGAAGCCCAGCTTTCTTTCAGAGATACAAACGACAAAGAATTGCTGAATGGCTCTGATCTCGTCGAAAACGGGGCCAAACAAACGTATGACGCCAAAACAAATGAACCGATTGTCAGTATTAAATTAAAAGATGCTGATAAATTCGGTGAAGTGACCAAAAAGGTCATGAAGATGGCGCCAAACAACCAGCTTGTCATTTGGCTGGATTACGAAAAAGGAGACTCCTTTAAAAAAGAAGTTCAAAAAGAGCATCCTAAATATGTATCCGCTCCGAACGTTAGTCAGGAATTAAACACAAAAGACGTTACAATTGAAGGACAATTTACCGTTCAAAAAGCGAAAGATTTAGCCAGCATTTTAAACGCCGGCGCGCTTCCTGTGAAACTGACTGAAAAATATTCAACATCGGTAGGGGCACAATTCGGCCAGCAGGCGCTCCATGATACGGTGTTTGCCGGTATTGTCGGTATCGCAATTATTTTCTTATTTATGCTTTTCTATTACCGCCTGCCGGGATTTATTGCGGTGATTACGTTATCAGTTTATATCTACATTACACTTCAGGTCTTTGACTGGATGAATGCCGTACTCACGCTTCCGGGAATTGCCGCGCTCATTTTAGGTGTCGGGATGGCTGTTGATGCCAACATCATCACCTATGAGCGGATTAAAGAAGAGCTGAAGCTAGGCAAGTCAGTCCGCTCTGCCTTCCGTTCAGGAAACAGACGGTCATTTGCGACGATTTTTGACGCGAATATTACAACGATTATTGCGGCTGTTGTGCTCTTTATTTTCGGGACAAGCTCTGTTAAAGGGTTTGCGACAATGCTGATTCTGTCGATTTTGACAAGCTTTATCACTGCCGTTTTCTTATCAAGATTTCTACTTGCTCTCCTTGTGGAAAGCAGATGGCTTGATCGGAAAAAAGGCTGGTTCGGCGTCAATAAGAAGCATATTATGAATATTCAGGACACGGACGAAAATACAGAGCCGCATACGCCGTTCCAAAAATGGGATTTCACGAGCAAACGCAAATATTTCTTTATTTTCTCCAGTGCGGTTACGATTGCCGGGATTATTATCCTGCTGGTGTTCAAACTGAATCTGGGCATTGACTTTGCGAGCGGCGCGCGGATTGAAGTGCAAAGCGACCATAAGCTGACGACAGAGCAGGTGGAGAAGGACTTTCAATCTCTGGGCATGGACCCTGACACCGTTGTTCTGTCAGGTGAAAAAAGCAATGCCGGAGTTGCCCGTTTTGTTGGGGTGCCGGATAAAGACACCATTGCAAAAGTAAAAACGTACTTCAAAGACAAATACGGAACAGAGCCGAATGTCAGCACAGTTTCACCGACAGTCGGTAAAGAGCTGGCGAGAAATGCGCTGTACGCGGTTGCGATCGCTTCTATCGGCATCATCATTTACGTTTCGATCCGATTCGAATACAAAATGGCGATTGCCGCAATCGCTTCGCTGCTCTATGACGCTTTCTTTATCATCACATTTTTCAGCATTACAAGGCTGGAGGTAGATGTTACGTTCATCGCCGCCGTCCTGACGATTATCGGGTATTCCATTAACGATACAATCGTTACATTTGACAGGGTTCGGGAGCATATGAAAAAGCGTAAGCCAAAAACATTTGCCGACCTGAATCACATTGTAAACCTAAGCCTGCAGCAAACCTTTACACGATCTATTAACACTGTATTAACTGTTGTGATTGTTGTTGTGACATTGCTGATCTTTGGAGCATCTTCGATTACAAACTTCTCAATTGCTCTATTGGTCGGGCTGCTAACAGGCGTTTATTCTTCTCTCTACATTGCAGCGCAAATTTGGCTTGCATGGAAAGGGAAAGAACTGAAAAAAGACTCGGTGCAATAA
- the yajC gene encoding preprotein translocase subunit YajC, whose protein sequence is MTGTLGTLVPIILMFAVLYFLLIRPQQKQQKAVRQMQEELKKGDSVVTIGGLHGTVDSIDESKVVIKTGDNTRLTFDRRAIREVSAAE, encoded by the coding sequence ATGACTGGCACTTTAGGTACATTGGTTCCTATTATTTTAATGTTTGCGGTCCTTTACTTCTTGCTGATTCGACCTCAGCAAAAGCAGCAAAAGGCTGTACGCCAAATGCAGGAGGAACTGAAAAAAGGCGATTCAGTAGTGACAATCGGGGGATTGCACGGCACTGTTGACTCTATCGACGAAAGCAAAGTCGTCATTAAGACTGGTGATAACACACGTCTTACATTCGACCGCCGCGCGATCAGGGAAGTTTCTGCTGCTGAATAA
- a CDS encoding cation:proton antiporter regulatory subunit, with product MRVRESELPGIGQKVEMITRNHDKISIIIHHDGRRELYYFDENDHEECVASVQFDDAEARQISAILGGMAYKPKALESVEAVLGDLIIEWFKAETGAPAVHHTIGDLDAGQEYHVTVIAIIKKNQEKQLHPRSDTVIDEGDTLVISGERDGLKRLILEKLTANNGLT from the coding sequence ATGAGGGTTCGCGAATCAGAGCTGCCGGGCATAGGGCAAAAAGTTGAAATGATTACTAGAAACCACGATAAAATTTCAATAATCATTCATCATGACGGACGCAGAGAGCTATACTATTTCGACGAAAACGATCATGAAGAATGTGTGGCCTCCGTGCAGTTTGATGACGCTGAAGCTAGGCAAATTTCTGCAATTCTCGGAGGAATGGCATATAAACCGAAAGCATTAGAAAGCGTCGAGGCAGTCCTTGGTGATTTGATCATAGAATGGTTTAAAGCAGAGACTGGAGCGCCTGCCGTTCATCATACAATTGGTGATTTGGATGCAGGGCAGGAATACCATGTGACTGTCATTGCGATCATTAAGAAGAATCAAGAAAAACAATTGCATCCGAGATCTGATACAGTCATTGATGAGGGCGATACCCTTGTGATTTCCGGTGAGAGAGACGGACTGAAGAGGCTGATTCTGGAAAAATTAACCGCAAACAATGGCTTGACTTAG
- a CDS encoding TIGR04086 family membrane protein has translation MEETKQVGKGILYGLIAIFSAMLLTSLAVSLLLTATSLEESSFNWLITAISFLSLFIGGFISGGKGKERGWMIGALTALSFSLIILLFQYLGFGKTFTAEQLLFHLGFLGVCMLGGIFGVNTRGNRSST, from the coding sequence ATGGAGGAAACGAAACAAGTTGGAAAAGGCATTCTATACGGCTTAATCGCCATTTTCTCAGCCATGCTCCTAACGAGTTTAGCTGTTTCACTGTTACTGACGGCCACCTCGCTTGAAGAGTCATCATTTAACTGGCTGATCACCGCCATCTCATTTCTTTCTTTATTTATCGGCGGGTTTATTTCAGGCGGAAAAGGGAAGGAAAGAGGCTGGATGATCGGGGCATTGACCGCCTTAAGCTTTTCTCTGATTATCTTATTGTTTCAGTATTTAGGATTCGGAAAGACCTTTACAGCGGAGCAGCTGCTCTTCCATCTTGGATTTTTAGGGGTGTGCATGCTTGGCGGGATTTTCGGCGTGAACACGAGAGGAAACAGGTCTTCCACATAA
- a CDS encoding DUF421 domain-containing protein encodes MEELLTIAFRTIVLYFVILVIFRFMGKREIGELSILDLVVFIMMAEIAVLAIENVEDHLFHTILPMLVLMIIQVTFAYLSLKNRKVRQLLDGKPTIIIKYGKIDEHAMKSQRYNFDDLMVQLRENNIDRVADVSFAILEPSGKLTVVKKENSGEHRQLEMPLIIDGSIQTENLSRIGKDKQWLYEKLRKHGYSNPSGISFCSFTDGELFIDEKDGHRT; translated from the coding sequence ATGGAAGAGCTTCTCACTATTGCGTTTCGCACAATTGTATTGTATTTTGTCATACTGGTCATTTTTCGTTTTATGGGCAAACGGGAGATCGGGGAGCTTAGCATTTTAGACCTCGTTGTCTTTATCATGATGGCTGAAATTGCCGTTTTGGCCATAGAAAACGTAGAGGATCATCTATTTCACACCATTTTGCCAATGCTCGTATTAATGATTATCCAAGTGACATTCGCATATTTATCTTTAAAAAACCGAAAAGTCCGCCAGCTTCTGGACGGTAAGCCGACTATTATTATTAAATATGGAAAAATTGACGAACACGCCATGAAATCACAGCGTTATAATTTTGATGATTTAATGGTTCAGCTCAGAGAAAATAATATCGACAGAGTAGCTGACGTATCATTTGCCATTTTAGAGCCGTCAGGCAAATTGACTGTTGTAAAGAAAGAAAACAGCGGAGAGCATCGGCAGCTCGAAATGCCGCTTATTATAGACGGCTCCATTCAAACCGAAAACCTGTCCAGAATCGGCAAAGACAAACAGTGGCTGTATGAAAAGCTACGAAAACACGGATATTCCAATCCTTCAGGCATTTCCTTTTGCTCGTTTACTGACGGAGAGTTATTTATTGATGAAAAAGATGGGCACCGAACGTGA